From Anoplopoma fimbria isolate UVic2021 breed Golden Eagle Sablefish chromosome 11, Afim_UVic_2022, whole genome shotgun sequence, one genomic window encodes:
- the poldip3 gene encoding polymerase delta-interacting protein 3 — translation MADVSLDEVIRQRGINLKAPAKRPMFARGAGAVGKSFDARQKIGANDVRQRLGAASGFQVKDAREKLAQKDARFKIRGRGGGAGGVQDARQMINSRKQGQNQFGLPAQTTQKLAAVHHLQGQTPVPQIQIHTNNNLVGLNTRQFAHNVQGLIARGGATPQLSNNKRMMDARDRLSLKRSIGGTQTQGAVAPPLKITKTIQQRPVGVGMSAGIRPAPQPLSNQHDGAHSKQMKITTAHNMLQSRPGSVGSTFSMSTPITKVVKNDAYTAPRPPVPIAPTRPNTSMAATRSSAAALQPVSRTLKQSTAETSTAAPALPQPAFSPLEGTKITVNNLHPRVTEEDIVELFCVCGALKRARLVKVGVAEVVFVRKDDAVSAYRKYNNRCLDGQPMKCNLHIQGNVITSDQPILLRLSDTPGASSSTKKDGLPPSLSRPLGQRASSQPTPEVDPQTILKALFKSTAQSTSTTEPPSSQATAFRIKI, via the exons acCCATGTTTGCACGGGGAGCAGGAGCAGTTGGCAAGAGCTTTGACGCTCGGCAAAAGATTGGTGCCAATGATGTCAGACAGCGGCTTGGAGCAG CCTCAGGTTTTCAAGTGAAAGATGCCAGAGAGAAGCTGGCTCAGAAGGATGCTCGCTTTAAAATCCGTGgcaggggaggaggagcaggtggagTGCAGGATGCTCGTCAGATGATCAACTCACGCAAGCAGGGGCAGAATCAGTTCGGTCTCCCTGCACAGACCACGCAGAAGTTGGCAGCAGTACACCATCTGCAGGGCCAGACACCTGTGCCACAGATACAGATACACACCAACAACAATCTTGTCGGTTTGAACACAAGGCAGTTTGCCCATAATGTACAAGGACTGATTGCGAGGGGCGGCGCAACGCCACAGCTTAGCAATAATAAGAGAATGATGGATGCCCGTGATAGACTGAGCCTCAAGAGGAGCATTGGCGGTACACAGACACAGGGAGCTGTTGCCCCACctctaaaaataacaaagacCATCCAG caacGTCCAGTAGGAGTAGGGATGTCAGCTGGAATCCGCCCAGCCCCACAG CCTCTCTCAAACCAGCATGATGGCGCCCACAGTAAACAGATGAAGATCACAACAGCTCATAATATGCTCCAATCAAGG CCCGGTTCAGTGGGCTCCACATTCTCCATGTCAACCCCGATCACCAAGGTGGTTAAAAATGATGCTTACACAGCCCCACGTCCTCCTGTCCCCATTGCTCCCACCCGGCCCAACACCAGCATGGCTGCCACCCGTTCCTCCGCTGCAGCTTTACAACCGGTCTCCAGGACTCTCAAGCAAAGCACAGCAGAAACCAgcacagcagctcctgctctgCCTCAG cctGCTTTCAGTCCCTTGGAGGGGACAAAAATAACGGTGAACAACCTGCACCCCAGGGTCACTGAGGAAGACATAGTT GAACTGTTCTGTGTGTGCGGGGCCTTGAAGCGAGCGCGGCTGGTGAAGGTGGGCGTGGCTGAAGTGGTGTTTGTGCGTAAAGATGATGCCGTGAGCGCATACAGGAAGTACAACAATCGCTGCCTGGACG GCCAACCCATGAAATGTAACCTTCATATTCAGGGAAATGTCATCACTTCGGATCAGCCCATTCTATT GAGGCTCAGTGACACTCCAGGCGCGAGCAGCAGCACAAAGAAAGACGGTCTGCCCCCCTCCTTGTCTCGCCCCCTCGGTCAGCGGGCCTCCTCTCAGCCCACTCCAGAGGTGGACCCTCAGACCATCCTCAAAGCTTTGTTCAAGTCCACCGCACAGTCCACCTCCACCACCGAGCCCCCCAGCTCACAGGCCACTGCCTTTCGCATCAAGATATAG
- the wbp2nl gene encoding postacrosomal sheath WW domain-binding protein produces the protein MALNRNHSQNGGVLINNGESVVRECKNVELSFTDVSGKTDLLRGTKKGTIYLTPYRLMFVSSNTKDCLGSAMFPYYLMKGCSIEQPVFAANYIKGTVSAEPGGGWEGQAHFKMSFPSGGAIEVGQHLFKLATNASRGAPAQNGAAAYGYPSPGMMNGYGPPQAAPPAYPYPAPTQQNGFYQGPTPAAPNMGYPHPTAAAGMYPSGFDYMAPPPPYPGPPQNWVAPPQNWAATPPQPPQGNSKAAEAAGNAYYNPSNPHNVYMPMERPPPYAPYPNSPEKKSN, from the exons ATGGCTCTGAACCGGAATCATTCGCAAAACGGCGGCGTTCTGATCAACAACGGAGAAAG TGTCGTAAGGGAATGTAAGAATGTGGAGCTGTCATTCACTGATGTCTCCGGCAAGACAGACCTGCTCAGGGGGACCAAGAAGGGCACCATCTACCTCACACCCTACAGG TTGATGTTTGTGTCCAGCAATACCAAGGATTGCTTGGGTTCCGCCATGTTCCCCTATTATCTGATGAAGGGCTGCAGCATTGAGCAGCCAGTCTTTGCAGCAAACTACATTAAAGGGACCGTGTCAGCTGAGCCTGGTG GTGGCTGGGAGGGCCAGGCCCATTTCAAGATGTCCTTCCCCAGTGGAGGAGCCATAGAAGTGGGACAGCATCTCTTCAAACTGGCTACAAATG CTTCTCGCGGCGCTCCTGCACAAAACGGCGCTGCGGCTTACGGCTATCCTTCACCTGGAATGATGAATGGCTACGGCCCACCTCaagctgctcctcctgcatATCCTTACCCAGCCCCCACCCAGCAGAATGGATTCTACCAGGGCCCTACTCCTGCTGCTCCAAACATGGGTTACCCCCAtccaacagctgctgcag GAATGTACCCATCTGGATTTGACTATATGGCCCCACCTCCCCCCTATCCTGGGCCTCCCCAAAATTGGGTTGCACCCCCCCAGAACTGGGCAGCaacaccaccacaaccacctcAAG GTAACTCCAAGGCGGCTGAAGCAGCTGGCAATGCGTACTACAATCCCAGTAACCCACACAATGTCTACATGCCCATG GAGAGGCCTCCACCATATGCACCTTATCCAAACTCTCCTGAGAAGAAAAGTAACTGA
- the rrp7a gene encoding ribosomal RNA-processing protein 7 homolog A: protein MAPSKKKHATNQPCVIPGGFTELTLRFSSHSLAEHKLYLKEHKVRAEKSSHRPMDRTLFVLNIPPYCSQAVVKELFSQFGCVQSVELRDHPGSSQESGPKLARCFKPVEKQGFKVGYIVFENSSCVSAAKSHPHDEPLVVCTEQRPVRTGVQKWIHQYTDSFILPDKLQQIVDSFMDGYDTRKEEEADRQKKEIEQQQEDEEGWVKVTKGPKGTKGRPHSEAANKRTLQKEIRKKKRKELMNFYTWQHRNTQKEHIAELRKKFEEDKQRIALLRAQRKFRPY from the exons ATGGCGCCGTCCAAGAAGAAACATGCTACTAACCAGCCTTGTGTTATTCCTGGAGGATTTACAG agCTGACCTTACGGTTTAGCTCCCACAGCCTCGCTGAGCACAAGCTGTACCTGAAAGAGCACAAAGTCCGAGCAGAGAAGAGTTCACATAGACCGATGGACCGGACTCTGTTTGTGCTCAACATCCCCCCATACTGCTCACAG gcTGTTGTCAAAGAGCTGTTCTCGCAGTTCGGCTGTGTTCAGTCCGTGGAGCTGAGGGACCACCCGGGCTCCTCTCAGGAGTCTGGACCCAAGCTGGCCAGGTGCTTTAAACCAGTTGAAAAACAG GGTTTCAAAGTGGGCTACATTGTGTTCGAGAACTCCTCCTGTGTATCTGCAGCTAAATCACACCCACATGATGAGCCTTTGGTGGTCTGCACAGAGCAGCGTCCAGTGAGGACAGGAGTACAGA AATGGATTCATCAGTACACAGACTCTTTTATTCTTCCGGACAAACTGCAGCAAATAGTGGACTCCTTCATGGACGGCTACGACACGCGGAAAGAGGAG GAAGCAGACAGGCAAAAGAAGGAGATCGAGCAGCAGCAAGAGGACGAAGAGGGCTGGGTAAAAGTCACAAAGGGACCTAAAGGCACCAAGGGCCGCCCCCACAGCGAGGCAGCCAACAAGAGGACCCTACAGAAAGAGataaggaagaagaagaggaaggagctGATGAACTTCTACACCTggcagcacagaaacacacagaaagaac atattgcTGAACTAAGGAAAAAGTTTGAAGAGGATAAACAGAGAATAGCTCTGCTGAGGGCACAGAGAAAGTTCAGACCTTACTGA
- the LOC129098836 gene encoding zona pellucida sperm-binding protein 4-like produces MINHCETRVLVALVVALAQHCCCSSNVQVKKTPGQLAMPNVTCSDRRIRAAFGPLVKSNIHVKDVTGAAIPVLQSDGSCGVKLGREKNLNLSFYSRYDSCYAQIKGSKVVIPLQVQLTGEDRWLRVNISCPLIKRRSERTRPLPTPLPGNCDTERALQVDCGHPGISNEACSKLGCCYDAHVLTCYYRLNACSLDGHFVFSVKSTDTGRPIDPSSIIVKGPPQCSPAVTTPDTAIFKIGIMDCGATVKVDGDMKIYEVEVEELHTKSITKRSPFSLQVQCEYDASHLKRAAGLRSLFPVTNPPPVIGLGTIRVQMRVAKDASFTSFFPEEQLPLTLPLRKAAYVEISLAQPSPDPTLSLRVRDCFAYPASRHSVWTLLYDGCPNPLDNMRSSVPMSDQGKTASHSQSRRFDVKTFAFLDPHTGHPSLEEMYFYCWVEICTDDIDCAQRCAIVSSEGERQRREATSQSDQVQLVSLGPLLLGQNSTEPEDDQCVKRMTMFQVTVYILSGVGAALVLILTVTLWSSIRKRQKPEGPQVCEEQVEKQSQ; encoded by the exons ATGATTAATCATTGTGAGACCCGGGTGTTGGTTGCTTTAGTGGTCGCCCTGGCTCAGCACTGCTGCTGTTCCTCAAACGTGCAGGTGAAGAAAACACCTGGACAGCTCGCCATGCCCAACGTCACCTGCTCTGATCGAAGGATTCGAGCTGCTTTTGGTCCACTGGTCAAAAGTAACATACATGTTAAAG ACGTGACAGGGGCCGCGATCCCAGTGCTTCAATCTGATGGGTCCTGTGGAGTGAAACTGGGCAGAGAGAAAAACCTGAACCTCTCCTTCTACAGCAGATATGACAGCTGCTATGCACAGATTAAG GGCAGCAAAGTGGTCATCCCTCTGCAGGTACAGCTGACAGGAGAGGATCGATGGCTGAGGGTAAATATCAGCTGTCCTCTGATAAAGAGACGCAGTGAGAGGACTCGACCTCTCCCAACAC CGTTACCTGGAAATTGTGACACAGAAAGAGCGCTACAAGTGGACTGTGGCCACCCAGGTATTTCTAATGAAGCCTGCTCCAAACTGGGATGCTGCTATGATGCTCACGTATTAACCTGCTACTACAGACTCAATG CCTGCTCTCTGGATGGACACTTTGTGTTCTCGGTAAAGTCCACTGACACAGGCCGACCCATCGATCCCAGCAGCATCATAGTCAAGGGTCCGCCACAGTGTTCCCCTGCGGTCACCACCCCGGACACGGCTATCTTCAAGATCGGAATCATGGACTGTGGTGCAACGGTGAAG GTGGATGGAGACATGAAGATCTATGAGGTGGAAGTGGAGGAGCTGCATACGAAAAGTATAACCAAACGTTCTCCATTTAG TCTCCAGGTCCAGTGTGAATATGACGCGTCACATTTAAAGCGTGCAGCAGGCTTGCGGTCCTTGTTTCCAGTGACCAACCCGCCACCTGTGATTGGACTGGGAACCATCAGGGTGCAGATGAGAGTAGCCAAAG ACGCATCCTTCACGTCCTTCTTTCCTGAGGAACAGCTTCCACTAACCTTGCCGCTGCGTAAGGCCGCATACGTGGAGATCTCACTCGCCCAGCCGTCCCCGGACCCAACGCTTTCCCTGCGTGTGCGGGACTGCTTTGCCTACCCTGCGTCTAGACACTCTGTTTGGACACTTCTCTACGACGG ATGCCCCAACCCGTTGGACAACATGAGAAGCTCTGTCCCAATGAGCGACCAGGGGAAAACCGCCTCACACTCCCAATCCAGGAGGTTTGATGTCAAGACCTTTGCCTTCTTGGACCCTCATACAGGCCATCCGAGTTTGGAGGAA ATGTACTTCTACTGTTGGGTGGAAATCTGCACCGACGACATTGACTGTGCCCAGCGATGCGCCATCGTTT CATCTGAGggcgagagacagagaagagaggcGACGTCTCAGTCCGACCAGGTCCAGCTGGTCTCTCTGGGGCCGCTGCTGCTGGGACAGAACAGCACTGAGCCGGAGGACGATCAATGCGTGAAACGGATGACAA TGTTTCAGGTGACGGTGTATATTCTCTCTGGTGTTGGTGCTGCCCTGGTATTGATTCTGACGGTCACTCTGTGGTCGAGCATTAGGAAGCGGCAGAAGCCAGAAGGACCGCAAGTTTGTGAAGAACAAGTTGAAAAACAATCTCAATAA